GCTCAGAATGATTCGCTCGATATCCTTTCGCTCCGCGGCGGCCAGCGCCGCGGCAGTCGGATACTTCCTGAACAGCACCGGCGAGACCATATTCACCCGCACGTCGGTGCATTGTGCCGAGAGGATCGTCGCGATTAGCAACTGCAACGGGTCGTTGAATTCGAGCGCGCAATGCGCCTCTGGATACGCCCGGCGAAGGCGCTTTACGATTTCCGTCGATCGGCGCTTGTCGGCGGCAGTGACAGCCATGTATTGCCCCGGAATCGCTCGGGCCGAACGAGGTGCATGCGGCCAACTCGAAGCGCCAATTCTCAGAGGGTTCGCACGCGCTGTCAAGCCTGTGCGCCGTTCGCCCCCGCGGATCGCGTCATGGCAGAAACCGGCCGGGCTGCCTATAATTTTGCGATCGGTGAATGCCGCGAACGTTTGGCTCGGCCAATTTGGGATCGCGCGATGGATGATGGTCCGTACGACCCGCTGTATCTCAAGGGGATCGAGCACTTTAACGTGTGCGATTTCTTTGAGAGTCACGAGGTTTGGGAGGATTTGTGGACCGAATATCGTGGGCCGTCGCGGAAATTCTATCAGGGGCTGATCCAGGCGGCGGTGGCCCTCTATCATTTTGGAAACGGCAACATCCGCGGGGCGAAGAAGTTGTTTCACAGTTCGCGGGGCTATTTGGTCCCTTACGGCCCCAAGCACATCGGCTTGGACCTCGAGAAATTCATCGCCGAATTCGACCGTTGTTTCGCCGAGGTCGCGGCCGCGACGGAGGAATTTCCAACCATCGACCTTGATCCCGAACTCATACCAGAAATCCATCTCGATCCGCCGGCGACGTGAGCGCGGAAAGGGTTTTCGAGTCCGTTTCCAAACAACGCGCATCGAGCGAAGCATGTCGCTATCAGAAAACTTGTCGTTTTCGCCTGAAAATTTTTCGGGTCGGGTGCGGCTGTTTCCACTGCCGAATCTCGTCGTGTTTCCACACGTGATGCAGCCGCTGCACATCTTCGAGCCACGATATCGCGCCATGCTTGAAGAGGCTTTGGCCGATGACCGCTTGATTGGGATGAGCTTGTTGGCCCCTGGCTGGGAACAGGATTATGAAGGTCGTCCTCCGCTGCGGCCGGTTGGCTGTCTCTGTCGGGTGGCGACCTATCACAAAACGGATGAGGGTTCATACAACGTGCTCGTGCTCGGCTTGCGGCGGATGGTGATCGAGCGTGAGCTGCCCGCCGAAAAAACCTTCCGCGTTGCGGAAGTCCAACTCTGCGAAGACCGGTATCCCGACGCGGTTGCGGCGCAACGTCCCGAATTGCAGCGCCGCTTGCTGGCGGCATTCAAGCGCGTCTTGCCGCGAATCCCAGAAGCCTACGAACAACTGGATCAACTCTTGGGCAGCGAGATCCCCTTGGGAATGCTAACGGACATCGTCGCCTATACGCTGGACATCGAACTGGACTTCAAAGAGCGGCTGTTGACCGAGGCGGGCGTCGATCAACGAGCCCAATTGCTGCTCGAGCACCTTAATCGGCTGCGCAAGGCAATCTTTCCGCCGGAATTCAGCATTAATTGATGTATTTGCAAGTCGGAAACCCGCGCGCAGTTCCCCTCACTCCGGCCCTTTCCGGTTCGACTGAACTCGCCGAAGTCCAGAGGGGTAGGGAGACATCGCTCCAATGAAAACCGATTCCAAGACTTCCATCCCGCGTTGCCTAGCCGACGAGGACGGCATTTCCGCCGCGTCGGCGGCCGTCGATCTGCCGCGAATCGAGCGGGCCGTGCG
This window of the Pirellulales bacterium genome carries:
- a CDS encoding DUF309 domain-containing protein encodes the protein MDDGPYDPLYLKGIEHFNVCDFFESHEVWEDLWTEYRGPSRKFYQGLIQAAVALYHFGNGNIRGAKKLFHSSRGYLVPYGPKHIGLDLEKFIAEFDRCFAEVAAATEEFPTIDLDPELIPEIHLDPPAT
- a CDS encoding LON peptidase substrate-binding domain-containing protein, whose amino-acid sequence is MSLSENLSFSPENFSGRVRLFPLPNLVVFPHVMQPLHIFEPRYRAMLEEALADDRLIGMSLLAPGWEQDYEGRPPLRPVGCLCRVATYHKTDEGSYNVLVLGLRRMVIERELPAEKTFRVAEVQLCEDRYPDAVAAQRPELQRRLLAAFKRVLPRIPEAYEQLDQLLGSEIPLGMLTDIVAYTLDIELDFKERLLTEAGVDQRAQLLLEHLNRLRKAIFPPEFSIN